From the Accipiter gentilis chromosome 15, bAccGen1.1, whole genome shotgun sequence genome, one window contains:
- the NDUFAF4 gene encoding NADH dehydrogenase [ubiquinone] 1 alpha subcomplex assembly factor 4, with amino-acid sequence MGGRLARAFRNFNVESRARREISKEKPTPAPRHSTSRLDELTEHPGIQEEIYRKDDRLLTLLKDVYVESRDPPVRVKDGGGEHLPCKQEEKRLTKLGHLGDLDVKKVPKGKISIVEALTLLNNHKLHPQIWTAEKIAVEYSLELKEVNSLLEFFIPFTVQEFPKETKKAIKPT; translated from the exons atgggCGGGCGGCTGGCCCGCGCGTTCCGGAATTTCAACGTGGAGAGCCGGGCCCGCCGGGAGATCAGCAAGGAGAAGCCCACCCCCGCGCCGCGGCACTCCACCTCCCGGCTGGACGAGCTAACCG AGCACCCAGGGATACAAGAAGAAATTTACAGAAAGGACGACAGGCTCCTCACCTTGTTAAAAGATGTTTATGTCGAGTCCAGAGATCCCCCTGTGCGG GTAAAAGATGGAGGTGGCGAACATCTTCCCTgtaaacaggaggaaaagagacTTACAAAACTAGGCCACTTGGGAGATCTAGATGTTAAGAAAGTTCCCAAAGGCAAAATTTCCATTGTGGAGGCTCTGACACTTCTTAATAATCATAAACTTCATCCTCAAATATGGACCGCAGAGAAAATAGCAGTGGAATACAGTCTGGAACTGAAGGAGGTCAACTCTCTTCTGGAGTTCTTCATTCCTTTCACTGTGCAGGAATTTCCTAAAGAAACCAAAAAAGCTATAAAGCCAACATAA